A portion of the Nitratidesulfovibrio termitidis HI1 genome contains these proteins:
- a CDS encoding GNAT family N-acetyltransferase: protein MSDVVTIPFRPSHLASLELRAADAADLAGLDLADLAGAWAGHPAWTMLLAPTGATGEAGGRVIACYGAVLHGGTATLWALTTPAAEAVPLRLTRVTRALVRWLTGPMGCHRVEALVHVDNTRSLHWLERMLGMRREGLLRQCGPNRQDRYLLALVKEPKAKEPVTQAGSEA from the coding sequence ATGAGTGATGTGGTCACGATTCCCTTCCGGCCGAGCCACCTGGCGTCCCTGGAACTGCGCGCGGCGGACGCGGCCGACCTGGCGGGCCTGGACCTGGCCGACCTGGCCGGTGCGTGGGCCGGGCATCCGGCGTGGACCATGCTGCTGGCGCCGACGGGTGCAACCGGCGAGGCAGGAGGACGGGTCATCGCCTGCTACGGGGCGGTGCTGCACGGCGGCACGGCCACCCTGTGGGCGCTGACGACCCCGGCCGCCGAGGCCGTGCCCCTGCGGCTGACGCGGGTGACGCGCGCCCTGGTGCGCTGGCTGACGGGCCCCATGGGGTGCCACCGCGTGGAAGCGCTGGTGCACGTGGACAACACGCGGTCACTGCACTGGCTGGAACGCATGCTGGGCATGCGCCGCGAGGGGCTGTTGCGCCAGTGCGGGCCGAACCGCCAGGACCGGTACCTGCTGGCCCTGGTCAAGGAACCGAAGGCGAAGGAGCCGGTGACACAGGCGGGGAGCGAGGCATGA
- a CDS encoding phage capsid protein: protein MADVSAVFVTQYQAEVHVAYQQGGSKLRNSVRLKTGVTGSKTSFTKVGKGEANQKTRHGDVTPMNLDHAPVECALSDWYAPDYVDKLDEFKIQYDERRVLVQSGGSAVGRKVDALIITAAVTGLPAGQVTGNGGLPLDLDMVMEGFALLNAGEVPDDGQRFCVVGAKQWNQLLKIEQFAKADYVGDAHPWLKGTESRRWLNTTWILHNALPQANGGTKCVWYHKTALGLGENSTGIISEINYVPQKVAYLCNNMIGAGACRIDDTGVVVMHAQN from the coding sequence ATGGCTGACGTATCCGCTGTTTTTGTCACCCAGTACCAGGCGGAAGTGCATGTGGCCTACCAGCAGGGCGGGTCGAAGCTGCGCAACAGCGTGCGGCTGAAGACCGGCGTGACGGGGAGCAAGACCAGCTTCACCAAGGTGGGCAAGGGCGAGGCGAACCAGAAGACGCGCCACGGGGACGTAACCCCCATGAACCTGGACCACGCCCCGGTGGAATGCGCGCTGAGCGACTGGTACGCGCCGGACTACGTGGACAAGCTGGACGAGTTCAAGATCCAGTACGACGAACGGCGCGTGCTGGTGCAGTCCGGCGGTTCCGCCGTGGGGCGCAAGGTGGATGCACTGATCATCACGGCCGCGGTCACCGGCCTGCCCGCCGGGCAGGTGACGGGCAACGGCGGCCTGCCGCTTGACCTGGACATGGTGATGGAAGGCTTTGCCCTGCTGAACGCCGGGGAGGTGCCGGATGACGGGCAGCGGTTCTGCGTGGTGGGCGCGAAGCAATGGAACCAGCTGCTGAAGATCGAGCAGTTCGCCAAGGCCGACTACGTGGGCGACGCGCACCCCTGGCTGAAGGGCACCGAAAGCCGCCGCTGGCTGAACACGACATGGATACTGCACAACGCGCTGCCCCAGGCCAACGGCGGCACCAAGTGCGTGTGGTACCACAAGACGGCGCTGGGGCTGGGCGAGAACTCCACCGGCATCATCAGCGAGATCAACTACGTGCCGCAGAAGGTGGCCTACCTGTGCAACAACATGATCGGCGCGGGGGCCTGCCGCATCGACGATACCGGCGTGGTGGTGATGCACGCCCAGAACTAG
- a CDS encoding portal protein: MDIKRLARLVASIDAKRDAVATKYDEVASFIFPERAGFVTRREAQDDGRGEIFDSTAEEANATLAAALHSLLTNPASAWFALDLLGAEKESKEETEWLTEVQRVMLEVFSSPETGFQNEVNSFYLDLGPFGWAVFYTEDEAGKPIRFRAVPPARASIAENADGQVDTLVLHEMKTCSQLYEDFGDKVSDQVRQTLERDPQAEVETVHVIMPRAKMPGRQGGMRTTPHAMASVIYEKATEQVLSESGFHERPFQVPRWAKVSGGLYGSGPGWAALPDMRVLNEVARSQLIGAEKLSDPPLMLPDDGVVGKLRSDAGGITYYKTGFGDKIIPLPITANIGVMEAIIEKRQDSIRRRFLNDRIMLAGGPQMTAFEVATRENKQMLALGPVLGRLQTEFLGPLIERVFGILYRRGELPPAPDSLRGRDLRVRYASPIARAQKQVEAAAFNQAVQYLAPVAQMDGSVLDNFDADAIARDTQELFGYPAKYLRGEDQVKKLREARAQAQQAREGMEAMRQMAQAANAAAGAGRMDEGQ; encoded by the coding sequence ATGGACATCAAGCGCCTGGCCAGGCTGGTGGCGAGCATCGACGCGAAGCGCGATGCGGTGGCCACGAAGTATGATGAAGTGGCTTCGTTCATCTTTCCCGAGCGGGCGGGCTTCGTCACGCGCCGGGAAGCGCAGGACGACGGGCGCGGCGAGATCTTCGACAGCACGGCCGAGGAGGCCAACGCCACACTGGCTGCGGCGCTGCATTCGCTGCTGACCAACCCGGCCAGCGCGTGGTTCGCCCTGGACCTGCTGGGGGCCGAGAAGGAGAGCAAGGAAGAGACCGAGTGGCTGACCGAGGTGCAACGGGTGATGCTGGAGGTGTTCTCGTCGCCGGAGACGGGGTTCCAGAACGAGGTCAACAGCTTCTACCTGGACCTGGGGCCGTTCGGCTGGGCGGTCTTCTACACCGAGGACGAGGCGGGCAAGCCCATCCGGTTCCGCGCGGTGCCGCCTGCCCGCGCCTCCATAGCCGAGAACGCGGACGGCCAGGTGGACACCCTGGTGCTGCACGAGATGAAGACCTGTTCCCAGTTGTACGAGGACTTCGGGGACAAGGTGAGCGACCAGGTGCGCCAGACGCTGGAGCGTGACCCGCAGGCCGAGGTGGAGACCGTCCACGTCATCATGCCGCGCGCCAAGATGCCCGGCCGCCAGGGGGGCATGCGGACCACACCGCACGCCATGGCCAGCGTGATCTACGAGAAGGCCACCGAACAGGTGTTGTCCGAAAGCGGCTTTCACGAGCGGCCGTTCCAGGTGCCCAGGTGGGCCAAGGTTTCCGGCGGGCTGTACGGCAGCGGGCCGGGCTGGGCGGCGCTGCCGGACATGCGGGTGCTGAACGAGGTGGCCCGCTCGCAGCTGATCGGGGCCGAGAAGTTGAGCGACCCGCCGCTGATGCTGCCGGACGACGGCGTGGTGGGCAAACTGCGCTCCGATGCGGGGGGCATCACCTACTACAAGACCGGTTTCGGCGACAAGATCATCCCCCTGCCCATCACGGCGAACATCGGCGTGATGGAGGCCATCATCGAAAAACGCCAGGACTCCATCCGGCGGCGCTTTCTGAACGACCGCATCATGCTGGCCGGTGGCCCGCAAATGACGGCGTTCGAGGTGGCCACGCGGGAGAACAAGCAGATGCTGGCGCTGGGGCCGGTGCTGGGCCGGTTGCAGACGGAGTTTCTGGGGCCGCTCATCGAACGGGTGTTCGGCATCCTCTACCGGAGGGGCGAGTTGCCCCCGGCGCCCGACAGCCTGCGCGGGCGCGACCTGCGCGTGCGTTACGCATCGCCCATTGCCCGCGCGCAGAAGCAGGTGGAGGCCGCCGCATTCAACCAGGCCGTGCAGTACCTGGCTCCGGTGGCCCAGATGGACGGCAGCGTGCTGGACAACTTTGACGCGGACGCCATTGCCCGCGATACGCAGGAACTGTTCGGCTACCCGGCCAAGTACCTGCGCGGCGAAGACCAGGTGAAGAAACTGCGTGAAGCCAGGGCGCAGGCGCAGCAGGCCCGCGAGGGCATGGAGGCGATGCGCCAGATGGCGCAAGCCGCCAACGCGGCAGCCGGGGCCGGGCGCATGGATGAGGGCCAGTGA